A genomic segment from Triticum dicoccoides isolate Atlit2015 ecotype Zavitan chromosome 1A, WEW_v2.0, whole genome shotgun sequence encodes:
- the LOC119272216 gene encoding probable serine/threonine-protein kinase At1g01540 isoform X2, translated as MHTPRLGFRGLQPAAMDAPAAPPRKLSPPAAPRRRLSPPAAPPRRLSPPAARARPVNKSPPHPHPPPHRRPPTPTPQRSHLHGQQQQHKQQTSAWSVGFLSAWLSQRTPVLGLRAWVLVAAAAAAVVLAVLVLTVCLCRCRRRRRRCPRVAPSLHHGGASRSMKHHLHQAMADKDIVEESVRWHPPPPCEPPFQPPIEVIKAEQKAPLIRVESARTSGETATSIAGSARGWSSESGGGSDAEADASQRGWGRRYTRRELEEATDGFAAQNVLGEGGYGVVYKGVLRDSTLVAIKNLHNNRGQAEKDFKVEVATIGRVRHKNLVSLLGYCSEGACRMLVYEYMENSNLDKWLHHEEGEISQLNWDTRMHILLGTAKGLAYLHEGLEPKIVHRDVKSSNILLDGQWNARVSDFGLAKLLCSEASYVTTRVMGTFGYVAPEYARTGMLNERSDVYSFGVLVMEMITGRTPVDYTRPTAEVNLVEWLKRMVAERRVEEVLDPTLPEAPPSKVLKRAVLAALRCVDPDSGQRPTMGHVVHMLEDDLRFRDELQLARGLSAHASASASSGSYEREE; from the exons ATGCACACTCCGCGGCTCGGCTTCCGCGGGCTGCAGCCTGCAGCCATGGACGCCCCCGCCGCGCCTCCAAGAAAGCTctcgccgcccgccgcgccgcgaAGAAGGCTATCGCCGCCCGCCGCGCCACCAAGAAGGCTGTCGCCGCCAGCCGCACGGGCGCGGCCCGTGAACAAGAGCCCCCCGCATCCCCATCCCCCACCTCACCGTcggccgccgacgccgacgccgcagCGCAGCCACCTCcacgggcagcagcagcagcacaagcaGCAGACGTCCGCGTGGAGCGTCGGCTTCCTGAGCGCCTGGCTCTCGCAGCGCACCCCCGTGCTCGGCCTCCGCGCCTGGGTCCTCGtcgccgcggccgcggccgcggtCGTCCTCGCCGTCCTCGTGCTCACCGTCTGCCTCTGCCgctgccggcgccggcgccggcgatgcCCTCGCGTCGCCCCGAGCCTGCACCACGGGGGCGCGTCCAGGTCCATGAAGCACCACCTGCATCAGGCGATGGCGGACAAGGACATCGTCGAGGAGTCCGTCCGCTGGCACCCGCCGCCTCCGTGCGAGCCGCCGTTCCAGCCGCCGATCGAGGTCATCAAGGCGGAGCAGAAGGCCCCGCTGATCAGGGTCGAGTCCGCGCGGACTAGCGGCGAGACGGCGACGAGCATCGCCGGGAGCGCGCGCGGTTGGAGCAGCgagagcggcggcggcagcgacgcgGAGGCCGACGCGTCGCAGCGCGGCTGGGGCCGCCGGTACACGCGCCGGGAGCTGGAGGAGGCCACCGACGGGTTCGCCGCCCAGAACGTGCTCGGGGAGGGCGGCTACGGGGTGGTCTACAAGGGTGTGCTACGGGACTCCACCCTCGTCGCCATCAAGAATCTGCACAACAACAG GGGCCAGGCCGAGAAAGATTTCAAGGTGGAGGTGGCGACGATCGGCCGGGTTCGGCACAAGAACTTGGTCAGTCTGCTCGGCTACTGCAGCGAGGGCGCCTGCAG GATGCTGGTCTACGAGTACATGGAGAACAGTAACCTGGACAAGTGGCTGCACCATGAGGAGGGTGAGATTAGTCAGCTCAACTGGGACACAAGGATGCACATACTTCTCGGAACCGCTAAAGG GCTGGCGTACCTTCACGAAGGGCTGGAGCCCAAGATCGTCCACCGAGACGTCAAATCCAGCAACATCCTCCTGGACGGGCAGTGGAACGCCAGGGTGTCGGACTTCGGGCTCGCCAAGCTCCTCTGCTCCGAGGCGTCCTACGTCACCACCCGCGTCATGGGCACCTTCGG GTACGTGGCGCCGGAGTACGCGCGGACCGGGATGCTGAACGAGAGGAGCGACGTGTACAGCTTCGGGGTGCTCGTCATGGAGATGATAACCGGCAGAACTCCGGTGGACTACACCAGGCCCACCGCGGAG gtgaacttggtggagtggctgaaGCGCATGGTGGCGGAGAGGAGGGTGGAGGAGGTGCTGGACCCGACGCTGCCCGAGGCGCCGCCGTCCAAGGTGCTGAAGCGCGCCGTCCTCGCCGCGCTCCGGTGCGTCGACCCCGACAGCGGCCAGCGGCCCACCATGGGGCACGTGGTGCACATGCTCGAGGACGACCTCAGGTTCAGAGAC GAACTCCAACTTGCGCGGGGTCTGTCGGCCcacgcgtcggcgtcggcgtcgtcgggGAGCTACGAGCGCGAGGAGTGA
- the LOC119272216 gene encoding probable serine/threonine-protein kinase At1g01540 isoform X1, whose translation MHTPRLGFRGLQPAAMDAPAAPPRKLSPPAAPRRRLSPPAAPPRRLSPPAARARPVNKSPPHPHPPPHRRPPTPTPQRSHLHGQQQQHKQQTSAWSVGFLSAWLSQRTPVLGLRAWVLVAAAAAAVVLAVLVLTVCLCRCRRRRRRCPRVAPSLHHGGASRSMKHHLHQAMADKDIVEESVRWHPPPPCEPPFQPPIEVIKAEQKAPLIRVESARTSGETATSIAGSARGWSSESGGGSDAEADASQRGWGRRYTRRELEEATDGFAAQNVLGEGGYGVVYKGVLRDSTLVAIKNLHNNRGQAEKDFKVEVATIGRVRHKNLVSLLGYCSEGACRMLVYEYMENSNLDKWLHHEEGEISQLNWDTRMHILLGTAKGLAYLHEGLEPKIVHRDVKSSNILLDGQWNARVSDFGLAKLLCSEASYVTTRVMGTFGSVSTRFPCHRSFTWPQLSNSRCRYVAPEYARTGMLNERSDVYSFGVLVMEMITGRTPVDYTRPTAEVNLVEWLKRMVAERRVEEVLDPTLPEAPPSKVLKRAVLAALRCVDPDSGQRPTMGHVVHMLEDDLRFRDELQLARGLSAHASASASSGSYEREE comes from the exons ATGCACACTCCGCGGCTCGGCTTCCGCGGGCTGCAGCCTGCAGCCATGGACGCCCCCGCCGCGCCTCCAAGAAAGCTctcgccgcccgccgcgccgcgaAGAAGGCTATCGCCGCCCGCCGCGCCACCAAGAAGGCTGTCGCCGCCAGCCGCACGGGCGCGGCCCGTGAACAAGAGCCCCCCGCATCCCCATCCCCCACCTCACCGTcggccgccgacgccgacgccgcagCGCAGCCACCTCcacgggcagcagcagcagcacaagcaGCAGACGTCCGCGTGGAGCGTCGGCTTCCTGAGCGCCTGGCTCTCGCAGCGCACCCCCGTGCTCGGCCTCCGCGCCTGGGTCCTCGtcgccgcggccgcggccgcggtCGTCCTCGCCGTCCTCGTGCTCACCGTCTGCCTCTGCCgctgccggcgccggcgccggcgatgcCCTCGCGTCGCCCCGAGCCTGCACCACGGGGGCGCGTCCAGGTCCATGAAGCACCACCTGCATCAGGCGATGGCGGACAAGGACATCGTCGAGGAGTCCGTCCGCTGGCACCCGCCGCCTCCGTGCGAGCCGCCGTTCCAGCCGCCGATCGAGGTCATCAAGGCGGAGCAGAAGGCCCCGCTGATCAGGGTCGAGTCCGCGCGGACTAGCGGCGAGACGGCGACGAGCATCGCCGGGAGCGCGCGCGGTTGGAGCAGCgagagcggcggcggcagcgacgcgGAGGCCGACGCGTCGCAGCGCGGCTGGGGCCGCCGGTACACGCGCCGGGAGCTGGAGGAGGCCACCGACGGGTTCGCCGCCCAGAACGTGCTCGGGGAGGGCGGCTACGGGGTGGTCTACAAGGGTGTGCTACGGGACTCCACCCTCGTCGCCATCAAGAATCTGCACAACAACAG GGGCCAGGCCGAGAAAGATTTCAAGGTGGAGGTGGCGACGATCGGCCGGGTTCGGCACAAGAACTTGGTCAGTCTGCTCGGCTACTGCAGCGAGGGCGCCTGCAG GATGCTGGTCTACGAGTACATGGAGAACAGTAACCTGGACAAGTGGCTGCACCATGAGGAGGGTGAGATTAGTCAGCTCAACTGGGACACAAGGATGCACATACTTCTCGGAACCGCTAAAGG GCTGGCGTACCTTCACGAAGGGCTGGAGCCCAAGATCGTCCACCGAGACGTCAAATCCAGCAACATCCTCCTGGACGGGCAGTGGAACGCCAGGGTGTCGGACTTCGGGCTCGCCAAGCTCCTCTGCTCCGAGGCGTCCTACGTCACCACCCGCGTCATGGGCACCTTCGGGTCAGTCTCCACTAGATTTCCATGTCACCGTTCATTTACCTGGCCGCAGCTTAGCAATTCGCGTTGCAGGTACGTGGCGCCGGAGTACGCGCGGACCGGGATGCTGAACGAGAGGAGCGACGTGTACAGCTTCGGGGTGCTCGTCATGGAGATGATAACCGGCAGAACTCCGGTGGACTACACCAGGCCCACCGCGGAG gtgaacttggtggagtggctgaaGCGCATGGTGGCGGAGAGGAGGGTGGAGGAGGTGCTGGACCCGACGCTGCCCGAGGCGCCGCCGTCCAAGGTGCTGAAGCGCGCCGTCCTCGCCGCGCTCCGGTGCGTCGACCCCGACAGCGGCCAGCGGCCCACCATGGGGCACGTGGTGCACATGCTCGAGGACGACCTCAGGTTCAGAGAC GAACTCCAACTTGCGCGGGGTCTGTCGGCCcacgcgtcggcgtcggcgtcgtcgggGAGCTACGAGCGCGAGGAGTGA
- the LOC119272243 gene encoding protein PAM68, chloroplastic-like, with product MAALLHVMALQPAPYPHHQQMHSLSSTSILSPPRATPSRQRRAPARRLHAAGNGSGVGTPAADSTGNKKTSRKEKQRQQQRVREREEQQQLLLLKESLVEPAREEDGGGRGDDELPQVVFDRILRRILFTVGVPMASGVALLNVYDALKRGGGAEVPSWVQLLTILLSFGTSALGIAYGTLSASWDPEKEGSLLGVDEARTNWPELWKEEIDKDNK from the coding sequence ATGGCCGCCTTGCTCCACGTAATGGCTCTCCAGCCCGCCCCTTACCCTCATCACCAACAGATGCACAGCCTATCCTCCACTTCCATCCTTTCACCACCTCGCGCGACGCCGTCCAGGCAACGACGAGCCCCGGCCCGGCGGCTACACGCGGCCGGCAACGGCAGCGGCGTCGGCACGCCAGCCGCGGACAGCACAGGAAACAAGAAGACGAGCCGCAAGGagaagcagcggcagcagcagcgggTGCGGGAGCgggaggagcagcagcagctgctgctcCTGAAGGAGTCGCTCGTGGAGCCCGCCcgcgaggaggacggcggcggccgcggcgacgACGAGCTGCCGCAGGTGGTGTTCGACCGCATCCTCCGGCGGATCCTGTTCACGGTGGGCGTCCCGATGGCGTCGGGCGTGGCGCTCCTCAACGTGTACGACGCGCTCaagcgcggcggcggggcggaggtgCCGTCGTGGGTGCAGCTGCTCACCATCCTCCTCTCCTTCGGCACGTCGGCGCTCGGCATCGCCTACGGGACGCTGTCGGCGAGCTGGGACCCGGAGAAGGAAGGCTCGCTGCTCGGCGTCGACGAGGCCCGGACCAACTGGCCGGAGCTGTGGAAGGAAGAGATCGACAAGGATAACAAGTAG
- the LOC119272235 gene encoding C-terminal binding protein AN-like: MLRGPAHPVPATAATAAGGGQPLVVTLNCLEDPSVERDALAGAAAVEHAPLSALASGHVEAAAAVLLTSLAFLPRAAQRRLRPWQLLLCLGSPDRAADAAAAAELGLRLVHVDANRAEEIADTVMALFLGLLRRTHLLSGHASSSMPSAGWLGSVQPLCRGMRRCRGLVLGIVGVNAAARCLATRSLAFRMSVLYFDPLYEGVGKTKRPSIVFPSSARRMDTLNDLLAASDLVSLHCALTNDTTNIISAERLQHIKPGAFIVNTSSCQLIDDCALKQLLLDGTIAGCALDGAEGPQWMEAWVHEMPNVLILPRSADYSEEVWMEIREKAITILQSFFFDGIVPNNAISDEDEAISDVGCEDDQLYKQANEHSLRVCDGEQQTDESQLTLECDKRRAISKPEVPEASGQSQSIGLRSEGRRSRSGKKGKKRPARRRSQQKMDELSTVESGSNYSSRRDDDTVMSGRDQVLSSSSRFASPEESKNKLRSSAESPMEIISEHKLPAGLGRKPPERLKDGFVVALRTRDNSGFHVSRERVAGGGWYLDVVSNATKRDPAAQFLITFKNKDTMGLRSFVAGGKLLQVNKKAELVFASHAFDVWESWTLEGSLLECCKLVNHRNPLAALEVYIEILAAVSEEDGVTRWLD; encoded by the exons ATGTTGCGCGGCCCGGCCCATCCCGTGCCGgcgaccgccgccaccgccgccggcggCGGGCAGCCGCTGGTGGTGACGCTGAACTGCCTCGAGGACCCGTCGGTGGAGCGGGACGCGCTGGCCGGCGCGGCGGCCGTGGAGCACGCGCCGCTCTCCGCGCTCGCCTCTGGCCACGTCGAGGCCGCCGCGGCCGTGCTCCTcacctcgctcgccttcctcccgcgcGCCGCGCAGCGCCGGCTCCGGCCGTGGCAGCTGCTGCTCTGCTTGGGATCCCCCGACCGCGCCGCGGACGCCGCAGCGGCCGCGGAGCTCGGCCTCCGCCTCGTCCACGTCGACGCCAACCGCGCCGAGGAGATCGCGGACACCGTCATGGCGCTCTTCCTCGGCCTCCTCCGCCGCACCCACCTGCTGTCCGGGCACGCGTCCTCCTCCATGCCGTCCGCCGGGTGGCTCGGCTCCGTCCAGCCGCTGTGCCGCGGCATGCGGCGCTGCCGTGGGCTCGTGCTAGGCATCGTCGGCGTCAACGCCGCCGCGCGATGCCTCGCCACCCGCAGCCTCGCCTTCCGCATGAGCGTGCTCTACTTCGATCCGCTCTACGAG GGTGTGGGCAAAACAAAGCGGCCTTCCATTGTATTTCCTTCTTCCGCCAGAAGAATGGATACTCTCAATGATTTATTGGCAGCAAGTGACCTTGTTTCACTTCACTGTGCGTTAACAAATGATACAACAAACATAATTAGTGCCGAGCGTCTGCAGCACATAAAACCTG GAGCTTTCATAGTCAATACCAGTAGCTGCCAGCTGATAGATGACTGTGCACTGAAACAACTCTTGCTCGATGGGACTATTGCTGGATGTGCATTGGATGGCGCTGAAGGTCCACAATGGATGGAAGCATGG GTACATGAGATGCCGAACGTGTTAATTCTTCCTCGAAGTGCAGACTATAGTGAAGAAGTGTGGATGGAAATCAGAGAGAAAGCAATCACAATATTACAATCCTTTTTCTTTGATGGCATTGTTCCAAACAATGCTATTTCCGATGAAGATGAAGCAATAAGTGATGTTGGATGTGAAGATGATCAGCTATATAAACAGGCAAATGAACACTCTTTGCGGGTCTGCGATGGTGAACAGCAGACAGATGAAAGCCAACTAACTCTAGAGTGTGACAAGAGAAGAGCCATCTCCAAGCCTGAAGTGCCTGAAGCTTCAGGGCAGTCCCAAAGTATTGGTTTGAGATCAGAAGGAAGACGTAGCAGATCTGGAAAGAAAGGGAAAAAGAGACCTGCGCGCCGCAGATCACAACAGAAAATGGATGAATTGTCAACTGTGGAGAGCGGAAGTAATTATTCTtcacgaagagatgatgatactgtGATGAGTGGCCGGGACCAAGTCTTAAGTTCCAGTTCACGATTTGCTTCCCCCGAGGAATCCAAAAATAAGCTCAGGTCTTCTGCTGAATCTCCAATGGAAATAATTTCTGAACATAAGTTGCCTGCAGGGCTTGGTAGAAAGCCTCCTGAGAGGCTTAAAGATGGCTTTGTCGTTGCCCTAAGGACAAGAGATAATTCGGGTTTTCATGTTTCAAGAGAAAGAGTTGCTGGTGGTGGCTGGTATCTTGATGTTGTGTCAAATGCTACAAAGAGGGATCCTGCTGCTCAATTCCTAATCACATTTAAAAACAAG GATACGATGGGATTGCGATCTTTTGTTGCTGGGGGCAAACTATTGCAG GTTAATAAGAAGGCGGAGCTCGTATTTGCCAGTCATGCTTTTGATGTTTGGGAGAGCTGGACGCTGGAAGGGTCTTTACTGGAGTGCTGCAAACTGGTCAACCACAGAAATCCTTTG GCTGCATTGGAGGTCTATATCGAGATCCTCGCAGCGGTGAGCGAAGAAGATGGCGTCACCAGGTGGCTCGATTGA